A single Triticum dicoccoides isolate Atlit2015 ecotype Zavitan chromosome 2A, WEW_v2.0, whole genome shotgun sequence DNA region contains:
- the LOC119356411 gene encoding putative ABC transporter C family member 15 → MEGGKSQLHSPLLLLLPQRMQEMFLAHTAGLLHDSPNSIISQHMQEWPEIYSPCFWTSTFVYIQLVFITSIMAQFLFKRIRCCRQRLKTATPESNKHSNQEQNNADIKLGLSYQASKVCCLLILATHVLRIFFLQLQGRISGCKYPPFVLGEGIQVLSWILLSLAVFSLQKTKSAKHPLIIRAWLVLSFLQSIISVIFDLRFSLSDHGYMGFAELMDLFTLVICTYLFAISVRGKTGITLINSSITEPLLSPSAGQQTETKRTSLYGKASVLDLVTFSWMTPLFVIGYKKPLDKNDVPDIDERDYADLLSDSFKRILADVEHRHGLSTLSIYRAMFLFIRRKATLNAVFAILCACASYVGPSLINDLVKFLGGERKNGLQKGYLLAVAFLGAKVVETIAERQWIFGAQRLGMRLRAALISHIYQKGLRLSCGARQKHSSGEIINYMSVDIQRITEVMWYTNYIWMLPIQLSLAVYVLHLNLGAGAWAGLAATLAIMTCNIPLTRLQKRLQSEIMAAKDNRMKATTEVLRSMKILKLQAWDTEYLQKLEALRREEHNWLWKSVRLSAVTTFIFWGSPAFISSITFGTCILMGIPLTAGTVLSALATFRMLQDPIFTLPDLLSVFAQGKVSADRVAQYLQEEELKDDAITEVPRSDTDFDVEIDHGAFSWEPETTSPTITDVNLKVKRGMKVAICGVVGSGKSSLLSCILGEMPKLAGTVRVSGSRAYVPQTAWILSGNIRDNILFGNPYDREKYQKVIQACALTKDLELFANGDLTEIGERGINMSGGQKQRIQIARSVYEDADIYLFDDPFSAVDAHTGGQLFKDCLMGMLKDKTILYVTHQVEFLPAADLILVMQNGKIVQKGTFDDLLQQNIGFEAIVGAHSQATESVINAESSSRILSTENQKLADSDDEFERENHIDDQVEGIIKQESAHDVSQGINEKGRLTQDEEREKGGIGKTIYWAYLTAVHGGALAPIIVAAQSFFQIFQVASNYWMAWACPPTSVTTPRVGLGLLFFVYIVLSIGSALCVFGRSMLVSLVGLLTAEKFFKNMLHCILRAPMSFFDSTPTGRILNRVSNDQSVLDLKMADSLGWCAFSFIQILGTIGVMSQVAWPVFVIFIPVTAICYVFQRYYIPTARELARLQQIQRAPILHHSAESLTGAASIRAYGRKDRFSKANISLVNNHLQPWFHNVSAVEWLCFRLNMLSNFVFAFSLTLLVSLPEGFINPSIAGLAVTYALNLNGQLSSVTWNICNTENKMISVERIMQYSRIPSEAPLIVDDHRPPNSWPKDGTINIRNLEVRYAEHLPSVLRNISCTIPGRKKVGIVGRTGSGKSTLIQSLFRIVEPRQGTIEIDNVDLSKIGLHDLRGRLSIIPQDPTMFEGTVRGNLDPLNEYSDQHVWETLDKCQLGDIVRQSPKKLDSTVVGNGENWSVGQRQLFCLGRVLLKRSNVLVLDEATASVDSSTDAIIQQTLREEFGDCTVLTVAHRIHTVIDSDLILVFSEGRIIEYDTPSRLLED, encoded by the exons ATGGAGGGAGGGAAGAGCCAGCTGCActcgcctcttcttcttcttcttccccagaGGATGCAGGAGATGTTCCTCGCCCACACGGCGGGCTTGCTCCATGATTCGCCGA ATTCCATTATATCGCAACACATGCAAGAATGGCCAGAAATATATTCACCTTGTTTCTGGACGAGCACTTTTGTATATATACAGCTGGTATTTATCACGAGTATCATGGCTCAGTTTCTGTTCAAGCGAATCAGATGCTGCAGGCAGAGATTGAAGACTGCAACTCCTGAAAGCAATAAGCATTCTAATCAGGAACAAAACAATGCAGACATAAAGCTGGGTCTCTCATATCAAGCAAGCAAAGTCTGTTGTCTGCTTATATTAGCCACTCATGTCCTGAGGATATTCTTTTTGCAGTTACAAGGAAGAATAAGTGGTTGCAAGTACCCACCTTTTGTTCTGGGTGAAGGCATACAGGTGCTCTCCTGGATATTATTGTCACTAGCAGTATTCAGTCTACAGAAGACAAAATCTGCAAAGCATCCGCTCATTATTCGGGCATGGTTGGTACTTAGCTTTCTGCAATCAATAATCAGTGTGATATTTGATCTCAGATTCAGCTTATCAGATCATGGATACATGGGGTTTGCGGAATTGATGGACCTGTTCACACTTGTTATCTGCACTTATCTGTTTGCAATTTCTGTCAGAGGAAAAACAGGAATCACCTTAATAAACAGCAGCATAACAGAGCCACTATTGAGTCCATCTGCAGGACAGCAGACAGAAACCAAAAGAACAAGTCTGTATGGCAAAGCAAGCGTTCTGGACCTTGTCACATTCTCCTGGATGACTCCTCTATTTGTTATCGGATATAAGAAACCTCTAGATAAGAATGATGTGCCAGATATTGATGAAAGGGACTATGCGGATTTACTCTCTGATTCATTTAAAAGGATCCTAGCAGATGTTGAACACAGGCATGGTTTAAGTACTTTATCAATCTATAGAGCAATGTTCCTATTTATTAGAAGAAAAGCAACACTCAATGCAGTATTTGCAATTCTGTGTGCATGTGCATCCTATGTTGGACCATCACTGATTAATGACTTGGTGAAATTCCTTGGGGGGGAGAGGAAAAATGGACTGCAAAAAGGTTATCTTCTTGCTGTTGCATTTTTAGGTGCCAAAGTTGTGGAGACAATAGCAGAGAGGCAGTGGATTTTTGGAGCTCAAAGGCTCGGGATGCGGCTACGAGCTGCTTTGATATCTCACATCTACCAAAAGGGGCTCCGGTTATCCTGCGGCGCAAGGCAGAAGCATTCCAGTGGAGAGATCATAAACTACATGAGTGTAGATATACAAAGGATAACCGAAGTTATGTGGTACACAAACTACATTTGGATGTTACCCATACAGCTTTCTCTAGCAGTCTATGTTCTCCATCTAAACCTAGGTGCTGGAGCATGGGCTGGTTTAGCAGCAACACTCGCAATAATGACTTGCAATATTCCTCTGACCAGACTGCAGAAAAGGTTGCAATCAGAGATCATGGCTGCTAAAGACAACAGAATGAAGGCAACAACGGAAGTGCTTAGAAGCATGAAAATACTGAAACTTCAAGCATGGGATACAGAGTACCTTCAAAAGCTAGAAGCTTTACGAAGGGAGGAGCACAATTGGTTGTGGAAATCTGTAAGGTTGTCAGCTGTAACAACATTCATATTTTGGGGGTCCCCTGCATTCATATCCTCCATAACATTCGGTACATGTATATTGATGGGGATTCCTCTAACAGCTGGTACTGTTTTGTCTGCTCTTGCAACGTTCCGGATGCTACAAGATCCAATCTTCACACTCCCTGATTTACTTTCGGTGTTTGCTCAGGGGAAAGTTTCAGCTGATCGAGTAGCACAATACCTCCAGGAAGAAGAATTGAAAGACGACGCAATTACAGAAGTACCAAGGAGTGACACAGACTTTGATGTGGAGATTGATCATGGAGCATTCAGCTGGGAACCTGAGACCACATCTCCAACTATAACAGATGTAAATTTAAAAGTAAAGAGAGGGATGAAAGTAGCAATCTGTGGAGTAGTTGGCTCTGGGAAATCCAGTCTATTATCATGCATACTTGGGGAGATGCCTAAGCTAGCTGGGACTGTGAGGGTCAGTGGGAGCAGAGCATATGTTCCTCAGACTGCCTGGATCCTATCTGGGAACATCAGAGACAACATTCTGTTTGGAAACCCATATGACAGGGAAAAGTACCAAAAGGTAATACAAGCTTGTGCATTGACAAAAGATCTTGAGCTATTTGCAAATGGCGATTTGACGGAGATTGGAGAAAGAGGAATTAACATGAGTGGTGGACAGAAGCAGAGGATTCAGATTGCAAGGTCAGTGTACGAGGATGCAGATATATACCTCTTTGATGATCCTTTCAGTGCAGTAGATGCTCACACTGGAGGACAACTTTTCAAG GATTGCCTCATGGGGATGCTTAAAGACAAAACAATATTGTATGTGACACATCAAGTTGAATTTCTTCCAGCCGCAGATCTTATACTA GTGATGCAGAATGGGAAGATTGTGCAGAAAGGAACATTTGATGATCTCCTTCAACAGAACATAGGATTTGAAGCCATAGTCGGAGCCCATAGCCAGGCAACTGAGTCTGTCATAAATGCCGAGAGTTCCAGCAGAATTTTGTCAACAGAGAACCAAAAGTTAGCAGATAGTGATGATGAGTTTGAGAGAGAAAACCACATTGATGATCAAGTTGAGGGTATAATTAAGCAAGAGTCTGCACACGATGTCTCACAAGGTATCAATGAAAAAGGAAGGCTAACACAAGATGAGGAACGAGAAAAGGGAGGGATTGGCAAGACGATCTACTGGGCATACCTGACGGCTGTTCATGGTGGCGCATTAGCACCGATAATAGTAGCAGCACAGTCATTCTTCCAAATATTCCAGGTCGCAAGCAACTATTGGATGGCATGGGCGTGTCCTCCAACGTCTGTAACCACCCCAAGGGTTGGATTAGGCCTTCTTTTCTTCGTATACATAGTGCTATCTATAGGAAGTGCACTATGTGTTTTTGGTCGGTCTATGCTTGTTTCGCTTGTTGGCCTGCTAACAGCGGAGAAGTTCTTCAAGAATATGCTCCATTGCATCCTCCGTGCTCCAATGTCCTTCTTTGATTCCACACCCACTGGCAGGATCCTAAACAGG GTCTCCAATGACCAAAGTGTCTTAGATCTGAAAATGGCAGACAGCCTAGGTTGGTGCGCGTTTTCTTTTATACAAATTCTGGGGACCATTGGCGTTATGTCACAAGTTGCGTGGCCGGTTTTTGTCATCTTTATTCCAGTGACAGCAATCTGTTATGTGTTTCAA CGGTACTACATACCAACAGCAAGAGAGCTGGCTCGTCTGCAACAAATTCAAAGGGCTCCAATACTCCACCATTCTGCGGAATCACTTACAGGAGCGGCAAGTATTAGAGCATATGGACGGAAAGACCGCTTCAGCAAAGCAAACATCAGTCTTGTTAACAACCACTTACAACCATGGTTCCATAACGTCTCGGCTGTGGAGTGGCTTTGCTTCAGGCTAAACATGCTATCTAACTTTGTCTTTGCCTTTTCTTTGACTCTGTTGGTGAGTCTTCCCGAAGGATTTATAAATCCAA GCATTGCGGGACTTGCAGTGACTTATGCGTTGAACCTCAACGGGCAGTTGTCATCTGTAACCTGGAACATTTGCAACACAGAGAATAAAATGATTTCAGTTGAAAGAATAATGCAGTACTCAAGGATCCCTAGTGAGGCTCCTCTAATAGTAGATGATCACCGCCCCCCAAACAGCTGGCCAAAGGATGGTACTATAAATATAAGAAACTTGGAG GTTCGATATGCAGAGCATCTCCCCTCTGTTTTAAGAAATATATCATGTACAATTCCAGGACGGAAGAAGGTGGGGATTGTTGGACGTACTGGCAGTGGAAAGTCAACTTTGATTCAATCGCTTTTCCGGATTGTTGAACCGAGACAAGGGACAATTGAAATTGATAATGTTGATCTCAGCAAAATCGGGTTGCATGATTTACGAGGCAGACTTAGCATCATCCCACAGGATCCAACCATGTTTGAGGGCACAGTGAGAGGAAATCTTGATCCACTAAATGAATATTCTGATCAACATGTATGGGAG ACATTGGACAAATGCCAGCTTGGTGACATAGTtcgtcaaagcccaaagaagctggACTCAACAG TTGTCGGAAATGGGGAAAACTGGAGTGTCGGACAGAGGCAGTTGTTTTGCCTGGGAAGGGTTCTACTGAAGCGAAGCAATGTCCTTGTCCTCGACGAGGCAACTGCTTCAGTTGACTCATCTACGGATGCAATTATCCAGCAAACACTCCGTGAGGAGTTTGGGGACTGCACGGTGCTGACAGTAGCACATAGAATTCACACAGTTATCGACAGTGATCTTATTCTTGTCTTCAGCGAAG GAAGAATTATAGAATACGACACGCCATCAAGATTACTGGAGGactaa
- the LOC119356410 gene encoding peroxidase 1-like — MAPRSAALAVVAVAATLLALCGSTEAHTQLGAYNKTCPQAEDIVFKEMTAVLAKSPGLAGSLLRLFSVDCLLGGCEGSILLDSTANNTAEKDSPLNKGLRGYDVVDSIKAKLEAACPGVVSCADVLALAARDSVRITKGPYIPMPTGRQDGNRSSAADVAPNTPKPGANITDLIALFARFNLTAKDLAVLSGAHTIGKAHCSAFSPRLYNFTANSSASDPTLDANYTATLRGQCKAGDLATLVDLDPGSGATFDLGYYGDVAASRGLLSTDAALLLDGDTRAYVMRQANATAPDEFFADFAASFVNMSKIGVLSHHKGEIRRQCSAVNPPSASSLAPAAMSAHAVLLASCFVSIVTLALVL; from the exons ATGGCGCCGAGGTCAGCAGCTCTAGCGGTCGTCGCTGTGGCGGCGACGCTCCTTGCCCTGTGTGGCTCGACGGAGGCCCACACGCAGCTCGGGGCGTACAACAAGACGTGCCCGCAGGCGGAGGACATCGTGTTCAAGGAGATGACCGCCGTCCTCGCCAAGTCGCCCGGCCTCGCCGGCTCCCTGCTCAGGCTCTTCTCCGTCGACTGCTTGCTCGGA GGGTGCGAGGGGTCGATTCTTCTCGACTCCACGGCCAACAACACGGCGGAGAAGGACTCGCCGCTCAACAAGGGTCTCCGCGGCTACGACGTCGTCGACTCCATCAAGGCTAAGCTCGAGGCCGCCTGCCCCGGcgtcgtctcctgcgccgacgtccTCGCCCTCGCCGCGCGCGACTCCGTGCGGATC ACCAAGGGGCCGTACATCCCGATgccgacggggcggcaggacgggaACAGGTCGTCCGCCGCCGACGTCGCCCCCAACACCCCCAAGCCGGGCGCCAACATCACCGACCTCATCGCGCTCTTCGCCAGGTTCAACCTCACCGCCAAGGACCTCGCCGTGCTCTCCGGCGCGCACACCATCGGCAAGGCTCACTGCTCCGCCTTCTCCCCTCGCCTCTACAACTTCACCGCCAACAGCAGCGCCTCCGACCCCACGCTTGACGCCAACTACACGGCGACGCTCCGCGGGCAGTGCAAGGCCGGCGACCTCGCTACCCTGGTCGACCTCGACCCAGGCAGCGGCGCCACGTTCGACCTCGGGTACTACGGGGACGTCGCGGCGAGCAGGGGCCTCCTCTCCACCGACGCCGCGCTGCTCCTCGACGGGGACACCAGGGCCTATGTGATGCGCCAGGCCAATGCCACCGCGCCCGACGAATTCTTCGCCGATTTCGCCGCGTCCTTCGTCAACATGAGCAAGATCGGCGTGCTGTCGCACCACAAGGGCGAGATAAGGAGGCAGTGCTCCGCCGTCAACCCGCCGTCGGCCTCCTCCTTGGCGCCTGCCGCCATGAGCGCGCACGCCGTGCTACTCGCGAGCTGTTTCGTCTCCATCGTTACTCTGGCGCTTGTGCTCTAG